A window of Ignisphaera sp. contains these coding sequences:
- a CDS encoding winged helix-turn-helix transcriptional regulator, whose translation MKKSCESLVLVVVASIIVLSPSILCRASNVVSIDEYGVVEVSITLSLDRGVHEIVAPIEPIASTAIATADDSALPLIYDNGSFYIVLNTEANVTITYIANTSIINNIFYLDIVTDDTVSIKIHRDVILLSWPGEKLVDARVEQDKLVLVIRGPETIRYTIRLPSLVTITSPLTRIPTTTTETPVQSSVATETITTELTSAVAQLQRPADIVMVVTIATVLAVGVATGFYLYRSRLKKPSFISDMLNDIDIAIIRALEARGDSALQTELQNDVNIPRTTLWRHIRKLEKLGIVKVEKIGLQNRIVLIKKVKV comes from the coding sequence ATGAAGAAGAGTTGTGAATCACTAGTACTTGTTGTAGTTGCATCTATCATCGTTCTTTCTCCTTCGATACTGTGTAGAGCTAGCAATGTCGTTAGTATTGATGAGTATGGTGTGGTAGAGGTGTCTATAACCTTATCTCTTGATAGAGGTGTTCATGAAATTGTGGCACCTATAGAACCTATAGCTTCAACAGCTATAGCTACAGCCGATGATAGTGCTCTACCGCTTATCTATGATAATGGCTCATTCTATATAGTGCTTAATACTGAAGCCAATGTAACTATAACCTATATAGCTAATACCAGTATTATCAACAATATATTCTACCTAGATATAGTAACAGATGATACTGTTAGCATCAAGATACATAGAGACGTCATACTCTTATCATGGCCAGGTGAAAAACTAGTTGATGCTAGAGTAGAACAAGATAAACTAGTGCTCGTAATTAGGGGTCCAGAAACAATTAGATACACCATTAGACTTCCATCACTAGTGACGATAACTTCACCCTTAACACGTATACCAACAACTACCACAGAGACTCCGGTACAATCTTCTGTAGCTACAGAAACAATAACTACAGAATTGACATCGGCTGTAGCGCAATTGCAAAGACCTGCAGATATAGTGATGGTAGTTACCATAGCTACTGTTCTAGCTGTTGGTGTAGCTACAGGTTTCTATCTATATAGATCTAGATTGAAGAAACCTAGTTTTATCAGTGATATGCTCAATGATATTGATATAGCTATAATAAGAGCTCTAGAAGCTAGAGGTGATTCTGCTCTCCAAACAGAACTACAGAACGATGTAAATATCCCTAGAACAACTCTGTGGAGACATATTAGAAAGCTAGAGAAGCTAGGAATAGTTAAAGTAGAGAAGATTGGTCTTCAAAATAGGATCGTGTTGATTAAGAAGGTTAAGGTTTAG
- a CDS encoding YcaO-like family protein produces MFKEIDEYMDLLKVSELFGDYHIFKSPRIIVPSSTDLPMYVANTEELNIEELVHTIVGEFKFISHSGKGTTPNKALGSGLGEAVERTIPIIKRPRAEVYGAYRDLKSNALGPQQLPLFALEQYESIPFNQFTEQTYIGWVRMHDIINSEQILAPGQIMAFGYIPVATEKLIGYSSSDGLTVHTDIDKAIYKGAIEFIERDAVNLGWHSDIPPYKVELDLKEALDILGLDTKIPYNDIKLDVFLWRSDTDLYVVSTHVIDERRKFYTYFPGEGAGTTFVEALSKALAESCQAYFHSYAIHRYRRDFGEDADYYYVDENSSPEEADNLFRIVFYYGYPSNLQKLYREFFSRSPRYDLKNFERNEEITRFSHRYSILRTIAKEKRLSLLQLNQTPEELEHLNIVRVFIPELTQYNAPRYPYFGQFRYYLARRILKIDDITLNYKDLRKTPIPYP; encoded by the coding sequence GTGTTCAAAGAAATCGATGAGTATATGGATCTCCTCAAAGTCTCGGAATTATTTGGTGACTATCATATATTCAAGAGCCCGAGAATTATTGTTCCTTCATCTACGGATCTACCTATGTATGTAGCAAATACTGAGGAGCTTAACATAGAAGAATTAGTACATACTATAGTAGGAGAATTTAAATTTATCTCTCATAGTGGTAAAGGCACAACCCCCAATAAAGCGCTTGGTTCTGGATTAGGGGAAGCTGTTGAGAGAACAATACCTATAATTAAGAGACCCAGAGCTGAAGTTTACGGTGCTTACAGAGATTTGAAGAGCAATGCATTAGGTCCTCAGCAACTTCCACTCTTTGCTCTAGAGCAATATGAGTCTATTCCATTTAATCAATTTACTGAGCAAACCTATATTGGTTGGGTTAGAATGCATGATATCATCAATAGTGAACAAATTTTAGCTCCCGGCCAAATAATGGCGTTTGGATACATACCTGTAGCTACTGAGAAGCTTATAGGGTACTCTTCATCTGACGGATTAACTGTTCATACAGATATAGATAAGGCAATCTACAAAGGAGCTATAGAGTTTATAGAAAGAGATGCTGTAAATTTAGGATGGCACAGTGATATTCCTCCATACAAGGTAGAGCTAGACCTCAAAGAAGCTCTAGATATTCTAGGTCTCGATACTAAAATACCATACAACGATATAAAACTTGATGTATTCTTATGGAGATCAGACACAGACTTATATGTCGTCTCTACACATGTTATAGATGAGCGTAGAAAATTCTACACCTATTTTCCAGGCGAAGGTGCTGGTACAACTTTTGTTGAAGCCTTATCGAAAGCTCTAGCTGAAAGTTGTCAAGCGTATTTTCATTCATATGCAATACATCGTTACCGTAGAGATTTTGGTGAAGATGCTGACTACTATTACGTAGACGAAAATAGTTCGCCAGAGGAGGCTGATAATCTATTCAGAATAGTTTTCTACTATGGGTATCCGAGCAATCTCCAAAAACTATATAGAGAATTCTTTTCAAGATCTCCGAGATACGATTTGAAGAATTTTGAAAGAAATGAAGAGATTACGAGGTTTTCGCATAGATACTCGATACTCAGAACTATAGCTAAGGAGAAAAGGTTATCGCTGTTGCAATTAAATCAAACACCAGAAGAACTTGAGCATCTAAACATAGTTAGAGTATTTATACCAGAACTAACTCAATACAATGCTCCTAGGTATCCCTACTTTGGTCAATTCAGATACTATCTAGCTAGAAGAATACTTAAAATAGATGATATAACTCTAAACTATAAAGATCTCAGGAAAACTCCAATTCCATATCCGTAG
- a CDS encoding FumA C-terminus/TtdB family hydratase beta subunit, giving the protein MVNIYRISSPFHEELDFLKVGDIVYLSGIVVTARDQVHKRIVLEGLYPPIQINRLAVWHAGPTVKRKDNEWIVISIGSTSSSRMESIEAEFIEKTGVKMIIGKGFMGRKTVEACRRYGCVIAIYPGGLGALGAKAVRKVIDVYWLDLGIPEAMWVLSVENLGPLIISIDTHGNTITDTSV; this is encoded by the coding sequence ATGGTTAACATCTATAGAATTTCATCACCATTTCATGAAGAGCTAGACTTTCTGAAAGTAGGTGACATAGTCTACTTATCTGGTATCGTTGTAACAGCTAGAGATCAAGTCCATAAGAGAATCGTGTTAGAGGGTCTATATCCACCGATACAGATAAACAGGTTAGCTGTATGGCATGCAGGTCCTACAGTTAAGAGAAAAGATAATGAATGGATTGTAATCTCCATAGGATCAACATCAAGTAGCAGAATGGAATCTATTGAAGCAGAATTCATAGAGAAAACAGGTGTGAAGATGATCATAGGTAAAGGGTTTATGGGTAGGAAAACAGTAGAAGCCTGTAGAAGATATGGATGTGTTATAGCTATATATCCTGGGGGTTTAGGAGCTTTAGGAGCTAAAGCTGTTAGAAAAGTTATTGATGTTTATTGGCTAGACCTGGGTATACCAGAAGCTATGTGGGTTCTAAGCGTAGAGAATTTGGGGCCCTTAATAATCTCCATAGATACACATGGAAACACCATTACAGACACTAGTGTTTAA
- a CDS encoding molybdenum cofactor biosynthesis protein MoaE — translation MYYGLRVKVKIFSLYRDIVGLPEVEIDVEKCSAKEVLLKLTGIYPKLRETFRNVSPIVFINGEPADLETDKGLEICTEVAIAPPASGGSSNIKVGFFSSDIEVSLDSIIMDSIRKEVGAIAIFIGVVKGEINGKEVVELIYEAYEPYATKILERIAQEELKRHDLYSVQILHRLGNAKPGQKTLVIAVSARSRKEAIEALSTILERVKSEVPVYKLEKRVDGEYWVVGDGNRYKRSTNV, via the coding sequence GTGTACTACGGTTTGAGAGTTAAGGTAAAAATCTTTTCACTATATAGAGATATTGTAGGTCTTCCCGAAGTAGAAATAGATGTTGAGAAGTGTAGCGCTAAAGAAGTTCTATTGAAACTAACAGGAATCTATCCAAAACTTAGAGAAACCTTTAGGAATGTATCGCCAATAGTTTTCATAAACGGTGAACCAGCTGATCTAGAGACAGATAAAGGTCTAGAGATATGTACTGAAGTAGCTATTGCTCCTCCAGCTTCTGGCGGTAGTAGCAATATTAAGGTTGGTTTCTTTTCTAGTGATATAGAAGTTTCACTAGATAGCATTATAATGGATAGTATTAGAAAAGAGGTTGGCGCTATAGCTATTTTCATTGGTGTAGTTAAAGGTGAAATCAATGGTAAAGAAGTTGTGGAGCTAATATATGAAGCTTACGAACCCTACGCTACGAAGATACTGGAGAGGATAGCTCAAGAAGAATTGAAGAGACATGACCTTTATTCTGTACAGATTCTTCATAGACTCGGTAATGCTAAACCTGGTCAAAAGACACTTGTAATAGCTGTTTCAGCTAGAAGTAGAAAAGAGGCTATAGAGGCTCTTTCAACAATCTTAGAGAGAGTGAAAAGCGAGGTGCCTGTTTACAAACTTGAGAAAAGAGTTGATGGTGAATACTGGGTAGTGGGGGACGGCAATAGGTATAAGAGATCTACAAATGTATAG
- a CDS encoding metal ABC transporter permease, protein MNARATCILIGFFMVLTVVSFLYIPRVEWILAIILSATIYGSVSPLIAARRLYFLASEVSHIALFAVTISVALSRETPLNSEILWAIMVGLAIVYVVGYAIHKGFDPDMATSIVVSATASSSVVSMFAVLTRYRVEYSLWSIILGDPLLTTWRDIQILAAIGLVLLITALAIYRVTIYIGIDRDTVMLSVKNTHIYEFLFFTVLGVACIALMRIIGYIVEHVLLLLPALTAINSVEGSNRVLALSIYMSIVSGLLGLVLSYWLNIAPASGIGFTALTMYMLSIALKRVKK, encoded by the coding sequence TTGAATGCTCGAGCAACATGTATACTCATCGGCTTTTTCATGGTTCTTACAGTTGTCTCTTTTTTATATATACCTAGAGTTGAATGGATCTTAGCTATAATTCTTTCAGCAACTATATATGGATCCGTAAGTCCATTGATAGCTGCTCGAAGACTATATTTCCTGGCATCTGAAGTAAGCCATATAGCTCTTTTTGCAGTAACTATCTCTGTAGCTCTTTCTAGAGAAACACCACTTAATTCCGAGATTCTATGGGCAATAATGGTAGGTCTCGCTATAGTATATGTTGTTGGCTATGCTATACACAAAGGTTTTGATCCAGATATGGCTACCTCTATTGTTGTTTCTGCTACTGCTTCAAGTAGTGTTGTATCCATGTTTGCTGTTTTAACTAGATACAGAGTTGAGTACAGTTTATGGAGCATAATTCTCGGAGATCCTCTACTCACGACATGGAGAGACATACAGATTCTTGCAGCAATAGGCCTAGTTTTGCTCATTACCGCGCTAGCTATATATAGAGTTACAATCTATATCGGTATAGATAGGGATACCGTTATGCTTAGCGTTAAAAACACTCACATCTATGAATTTCTCTTCTTTACTGTATTAGGTGTAGCTTGTATAGCCCTCATGAGGATCATAGGCTATATAGTTGAACATGTTCTTCTCCTTCTTCCAGCTCTTACAGCAATCAATAGTGTTGAAGGAAGTAATAGGGTCTTGGCCCTAAGCATATACATGTCTATTGTTTCAGGACTTCTGGGACTCGTTCTCTCTTATTGGCTAAATATAGCTCCAGCAAGTGGTATAGGATTTACTGCACTAACGATGTATATGCTTTCGATAGCTTTAAAGAGAGTGAAGAAATGA
- a CDS encoding zinc ABC transporter substrate-binding protein has product MLQKIATILLVHIILATSITVTGAVGTKDGVHVVVTFPFMLKDVENILCDGDTVYSLVPLGVDPHEYQITPQDFEILSKADLIISTAHTPFETNIKKLIGDGVLKAKLIEIPNIPGIKFLEHPLSGTINYHGLLMDINNYLTFIENVTNTLTFIRHDCSDVYRSKFEEIVSRARVAGVKKLLKDRVAVIDSPILQYLVNSLGAEVKHIVQIEHEVPITPKDIAKAEDVVKTYGNKTIMVVLKESIARASLNDIAYRYRVPFVELPNPLSYNSILGYHESVLEMISQDMMSPVPLDKSDVWREGYYLVYVAVGLALIVFIVLFVAKKH; this is encoded by the coding sequence ATGCTACAGAAGATTGCAACCATATTGTTGGTCCACATAATTCTAGCAACATCTATAACGGTTACTGGAGCAGTAGGTACCAAAGACGGTGTACATGTTGTTGTCACTTTCCCCTTCATGCTTAAAGATGTAGAAAACATTCTATGCGATGGTGATACCGTTTATAGTCTCGTACCCCTAGGTGTTGATCCGCATGAATACCAAATTACGCCACAAGATTTCGAAATTCTCAGTAAAGCAGACCTGATTATATCTACAGCACATACACCTTTTGAAACAAACATCAAGAAGCTTATCGGTGATGGTGTACTGAAAGCCAAACTCATAGAGATACCTAATATACCCGGTATAAAGTTTTTAGAACATCCATTATCAGGTACAATCAATTACCATGGTCTGCTTATGGACATAAACAACTATCTAACGTTCATAGAGAATGTAACCAATACACTGACCTTTATCAGACACGATTGTAGTGATGTCTATAGATCTAAATTTGAAGAGATTGTGAGTAGAGCTAGAGTTGCCGGTGTTAAGAAGTTATTAAAGGATCGAGTTGCTGTAATAGATTCACCTATACTTCAATATCTTGTTAACTCTCTAGGAGCTGAGGTTAAGCATATTGTTCAAATAGAACATGAAGTACCGATAACACCAAAAGATATAGCTAAAGCTGAAGATGTGGTTAAGACATATGGTAACAAGACCATTATGGTTGTTCTAAAAGAGTCGATAGCTAGAGCATCATTAAATGATATTGCGTATAGATATAGAGTACCATTTGTTGAGCTACCTAATCCTCTTAGCTATAACTCCATACTAGGCTACCACGAATCTGTTTTAGAGATGATTTCACAAGATATGATGTCGCCAGTACCTCTAGATAAGTCAGATGTCTGGAGAGAGGGATACTACTTAGTTTACGTAGCCGTGGGTTTGGCTCTAATTGTGTTTATAGTGCTATTTGTGGCGAAAAAGCATTGA
- a CDS encoding fumarate hydratase has translation MDAKEELIDVLIEFIKIVETSLSIDVYHAIDRLIEVEEGLSREIAKAMVMNIDVARSERIPICQDTGIFVFFIKLGLKNPYIDIIGDAIINAVERATRDIPLRPNAVNPFTNINSGTNLGRYIPWIQYEIDKSDTLEVCLYVAGGGSSSVGEAKVLQPIDAEKEIEKIVLEVVLKRGINSCPPLIIGIGIGPTIEIASVLSKKALLREIGKRHEDPNVAELEQKLKEKLNSLGLGPQGLKGKTFVLDVFVEYAYRHPATYAIAVSAGCWVHRKGCIKIYPDMSFEIPTHNVIRKKLYG, from the coding sequence ATGGATGCTAAAGAGGAATTGATAGATGTACTGATTGAGTTTATCAAGATTGTAGAGACTTCACTTTCAATAGATGTGTATCATGCTATAGACAGACTTATAGAAGTTGAAGAAGGGCTCTCTAGAGAGATAGCTAAGGCCATGGTCATGAACATAGATGTAGCGAGATCAGAACGTATACCCATATGTCAAGATACAGGCATATTTGTATTCTTTATTAAACTTGGTTTAAAGAATCCCTATATAGATATCATAGGAGATGCTATAATCAATGCTGTTGAAAGAGCAACTAGAGATATACCTCTTAGACCAAATGCTGTAAATCCTTTCACAAACATCAATAGTGGTACCAATCTAGGTAGGTATATACCTTGGATTCAGTACGAAATCGATAAATCAGATACTCTTGAGGTATGTCTATACGTTGCTGGAGGAGGAAGTAGTTCTGTAGGTGAAGCAAAAGTGTTACAACCTATAGATGCTGAAAAAGAGATCGAGAAAATAGTTCTAGAGGTAGTCTTGAAGCGAGGTATAAATTCTTGTCCTCCACTAATCATAGGGATAGGTATTGGGCCAACTATAGAGATAGCGTCTGTATTATCCAAGAAGGCTCTTCTTAGAGAAATAGGCAAAAGACATGAAGATCCCAATGTTGCAGAACTAGAGCAGAAACTGAAGGAGAAGCTCAACTCACTTGGTTTAGGTCCCCAAGGACTTAAAGGAAAAACATTTGTTCTAGATGTATTTGTAGAGTATGCATATAGACATCCAGCTACATATGCTATAGCTGTATCAGCTGGATGCTGGGTTCATAGGAAAGGATGTATAAAGATATATCCAGATATGAGTTTCGAGATACCTACACATAACGTTATAAGGAAGAAGCTCTATGGTTAA
- a CDS encoding NADP-dependent malic enzyme yields the protein MDSVQDWGKISLDLHKRYRGKIEIVAKVPIKDLNDFSIWYTPGVAEPSKAIARDIENGLDTSFEYTYRWNSVAVISDGTRVLGLGDIGAEAALPVMEGKALLFKYLGGVDAIPLVIREKDPDKFIYIVKALEASFGGINLEDIESPKCFYILEKLQQLLDIPVWHDDQQGTALVVVAAMINALKVVGKKAEDARVVLVGAGAANIAIYRYLKLVGFKPKNIVMVDSKGVLNLRRRDIDDMKMYNPWKYRIALETDPEIDGGIAEALKGADALIAMSRPGPNVIKKEWIREMNNNAIVFACANPVPEIWPWEAKEAGARIVATGRSDFPNQVNNCLGFPAVFRGVLSVAARKMVDEMFIAAAQAIARYTEETGLSEDRIVPSVNEVEVYVREAVAVAEKAIELGLARRNIARKELEYEIKCLVERPRKYMDIALRENLIPIYK from the coding sequence ATGGATAGCGTACAGGATTGGGGGAAGATTTCACTAGATCTTCATAAGAGGTATAGAGGTAAAATAGAGATTGTGGCCAAGGTCCCTATAAAGGATTTAAATGATTTCTCTATATGGTATACACCTGGTGTAGCTGAACCTTCTAAAGCTATAGCTAGAGATATAGAGAATGGATTGGATACATCATTTGAATACACATATAGATGGAATAGTGTAGCGGTTATATCTGATGGTACACGTGTTCTTGGGCTTGGAGATATAGGTGCTGAAGCTGCTCTACCTGTTATGGAGGGTAAAGCTCTGTTGTTCAAATACCTTGGTGGTGTAGATGCTATTCCTCTTGTTATTCGTGAAAAAGATCCAGATAAATTCATCTATATAGTGAAGGCTTTAGAGGCAAGTTTTGGCGGTATAAATCTTGAGGATATAGAGAGCCCTAAATGCTTCTACATACTCGAGAAGCTTCAGCAACTTCTAGATATACCTGTATGGCATGATGATCAACAGGGAACAGCATTAGTTGTTGTTGCAGCTATGATTAATGCATTAAAGGTTGTTGGTAAAAAGGCTGAAGATGCTAGAGTCGTTCTTGTTGGAGCTGGTGCAGCAAATATAGCTATCTATAGGTATCTGAAGCTGGTAGGCTTCAAGCCAAAGAATATAGTTATGGTTGATTCAAAAGGTGTTTTAAATCTACGTAGAAGAGATATAGATGATATGAAGATGTATAATCCATGGAAATACAGAATCGCATTGGAAACAGATCCAGAGATTGATGGAGGTATAGCTGAAGCTCTTAAAGGTGCAGATGCTCTTATAGCCATGAGTAGACCAGGACCCAACGTTATCAAGAAGGAGTGGATCAGAGAGATGAACAATAATGCAATAGTTTTTGCATGTGCTAATCCTGTGCCAGAGATATGGCCTTGGGAAGCTAAAGAAGCTGGTGCAAGAATTGTTGCTACAGGTAGAAGTGATTTCCCTAACCAAGTCAATAACTGTCTAGGTTTTCCAGCTGTTTTCAGAGGTGTTTTGAGTGTAGCAGCGAGAAAAATGGTTGATGAGATGTTTATTGCTGCTGCACAAGCTATAGCTAGATATACAGAAGAAACAGGGTTGAGTGAAGATAGGATAGTTCCTTCGGTAAACGAAGTAGAGGTGTATGTTCGTGAAGCTGTAGCTGTTGCTGAAAAAGCTATAGAGCTTGGGCTAGCTAGAAGGAATATAGCTAGAAAAGAGCTTGAGTATGAGATTAAGTGTCTTGTGGAAAGACCTAGAAAGTATATGGATATAGCCTTAAGAGAGAACCTTATACCTATCTATAAGTGA
- a CDS encoding metal ABC transporter ATP-binding protein, with translation MVLLRTEGLAIGYEGPLVENIDLEIVSPSFIQIMGPNGSGKTTFLRTLIGVLKPIKGRIYIDGEDVTGNTAKTGRYISYVPQIATYVLGEVFPITVWEFIEFEATAYAKTLNIARDSIRKRVKEILELIGIPRELWYKGVHRLSGGQRQRLLIARALVKDVPIVVMDEPLSAIDVEGKTVVADLIRVLRDREKIVITTCHDPSMLIEYTDYVMILSKGSYIYGKPEEVLKPSVLEKVYRECFTEYEKHIHLYDYHL, from the coding sequence ATGGTTTTATTGAGAACAGAAGGACTTGCTATAGGTTACGAAGGACCTCTTGTAGAGAATATAGACTTAGAGATAGTCTCGCCATCGTTTATACAGATCATGGGTCCAAATGGCTCCGGTAAAACAACATTCTTAAGGACTTTAATAGGTGTTTTAAAGCCGATAAAAGGTAGGATTTATATCGATGGAGAGGATGTGACAGGAAATACAGCTAAAACAGGTAGATACATTAGCTATGTACCTCAGATAGCCACTTACGTACTAGGTGAAGTTTTTCCTATAACTGTATGGGAGTTCATAGAATTCGAAGCCACTGCTTACGCTAAAACACTAAACATAGCTAGAGATAGTATAAGGAAAAGGGTTAAAGAGATTCTCGAGCTTATAGGTATACCTAGAGAACTATGGTATAAAGGTGTACATAGGCTTTCCGGTGGTCAGAGACAGAGGCTTTTAATAGCTAGAGCTTTAGTAAAGGATGTACCTATAGTTGTTATGGATGAACCTCTATCAGCTATAGATGTAGAAGGTAAAACAGTTGTAGCAGATCTAATCAGGGTTCTCAGAGATAGAGAGAAGATTGTTATAACAACGTGTCACGATCCATCTATGCTTATAGAATACACAGATTATGTAATGATTCTGTCGAAAGGTAGCTATATCTATGGAAAACCAGAAGAAGTATTAAAGCCTTCTGTTCTAGAGAAAGTCTATCGCGAATGCTTTACAGAGTACGAGAAGCATATACATCTCTACGACTATCATCTATGA
- a CDS encoding ribbon-helix-helix domain-containing protein, with the protein MTRKKRFGISIDSSLACEIDRLAKILGIDRSKLVEKALTNFVNEYSYSHAHENHFCRGVIIVETDEGEKIDRAIESFKDVVLSYTHNHLENTCICMFIVSGNSERIKDLHRNLLSVGCGTRYIPIGYTIGHK; encoded by the coding sequence ATGACTAGAAAGAAGCGCTTCGGAATATCTATAGATAGTTCTCTAGCTTGTGAAATAGATAGACTTGCTAAAATACTTGGTATAGATAGATCCAAGCTTGTTGAAAAAGCATTAACAAACTTTGTTAATGAGTACAGCTATAGCCATGCTCATGAAAACCACTTCTGTAGAGGCGTGATTATTGTAGAAACAGATGAAGGAGAAAAAATAGATAGAGCAATCGAGAGCTTTAAAGATGTTGTTCTAAGTTATACACATAACCATCTAGAGAACACTTGTATATGCATGTTTATAGTTTCAGGAAACTCTGAAAGAATTAAGGATCTTCATAGAAACCTCTTATCGGTAGGCTGTGGAACTAGATACATACCCATAGGCTATACTATAGGCCATAAGTAG
- a CDS encoding Nre family DNA repair protein → MSFSTQLCVHCRGGRNLCGKAYCPIITRMRTLSMIANLKRSNELFGTSPPAVFVGRMGYPDIYVGPMAPTECGNTSLYDFPEQWSSLKIDKIIEMRLSLVLGRTKIGITDVDSRIAQAIHELVLNTKPTDIEMVFEKPPKGFIFSEYEPPIGPRAPLVNLRIVGSTSSNRIVDRLYSDTDTKASTAVVELYRYGIPVSYIQKLLSVGALGRKRSRRFVPTRWSITAVDDAISKYLVEKRIKYYREVDQIQLFMRSIHKNLFIALLIPGKWCFEWMETWFPRSTWNMFGSEVAIEGDHELFTANRNTYASIGGCYYAARLATAEYLEKIGRQAIAVVLREIYSGFDIPIGVWFVREQLRAMYREGPICVVDSLEESFKIIDKISNIGINRWLEKSYILKKLTKEKKLDRYLHS, encoded by the coding sequence ATGAGCTTTAGCACCCAGCTCTGTGTCCACTGTAGAGGAGGTAGAAACCTCTGTGGAAAAGCGTATTGCCCCATTATAACCAGAATGCGTACACTAAGCATGATAGCTAATCTAAAAAGAAGTAACGAACTTTTTGGAACAAGTCCACCAGCTGTTTTTGTTGGTAGAATGGGTTACCCCGACATCTACGTGGGCCCTATGGCGCCTACCGAATGCGGTAATACTTCTCTATATGATTTTCCAGAGCAATGGAGTTCACTAAAAATAGACAAGATTATCGAGATGCGGCTGAGTCTTGTTCTTGGACGAACTAAGATAGGTATAACAGATGTAGACTCTAGGATTGCTCAAGCTATTCACGAGCTTGTTCTAAATACTAAACCTACAGATATAGAGATGGTTTTTGAGAAGCCTCCAAAAGGATTCATATTCTCAGAATACGAGCCTCCAATAGGTCCTAGAGCACCTTTAGTTAATCTCAGAATAGTTGGCTCAACCTCATCTAACCGTATAGTGGATAGATTATATAGCGATACAGATACCAAAGCATCTACAGCTGTTGTAGAACTCTATCGCTACGGTATACCTGTCTCATATATCCAGAAACTGCTAAGTGTAGGTGCATTAGGTAGGAAAAGATCTAGAAGGTTTGTTCCCACAAGATGGTCTATAACAGCTGTAGATGATGCTATATCAAAATATCTTGTAGAGAAGCGCATTAAGTACTACAGAGAGGTAGATCAAATCCAGCTATTTATGAGATCAATACACAAGAATCTCTTTATAGCTCTCCTAATTCCAGGTAAGTGGTGTTTCGAATGGATGGAGACATGGTTTCCTAGATCTACATGGAATATGTTTGGAAGTGAGGTAGCTATAGAAGGTGATCATGAGCTGTTTACAGCAAATAGGAATACCTATGCATCTATAGGTGGATGCTACTATGCAGCAAGATTAGCAACAGCAGAATATCTCGAGAAAATAGGTAGACAGGCCATAGCTGTTGTTTTAAGAGAGATATACTCTGGTTTCGATATACCCATAGGTGTTTGGTTTGTACGTGAACAGCTAAGGGCAATGTATAGAGAAGGTCCTATATGTGTTGTTGATTCTCTAGAGGAATCTTTCAAGATAATCGATAAGATTAGCAATATAGGAATAAACAGATGGTTAGAGAAATCGTATATCCTTAAAAAACTTACTAAAGAGAAAAAATTGGATAGGTATCTGCATAGTTAA